In the Oryza glaberrima chromosome 6, OglaRS2, whole genome shotgun sequence genome, one interval contains:
- the LOC127777766 gene encoding uncharacterized protein LOC127777766, with protein sequence MMRPSGLLISGGSVVVRPATMAARAPSRLPSVVVHLPRCTATGGPPHCRLTAEASSVLPNMSVASPWVDDDDLTEISIYEVIAWSAEEAMELIKQTPPPPPPPPPPPSPPATHDVGQPPPPPSLAAPPPAQHDMGKLLRMYARLLRRLESQAIDMYAGSRRLVEYHVMAWGAYEATRPALLGLGFMAGPGIEEVLIECINRGNAAVATAAATGDGQPRLLAAFGIKPESLPTNPAERRFVAGILYAALEMRNCVRRRVRWLRRVERFNQRRREEEAEAAMRREEEEARRKLEVQKVLEGYEEFLNFK encoded by the exons ATGATGCGCCCCTCCGGCCTCCTCATCAGCGGCGGCTCCGTTGTCGTGCGGCCGGCAACCATGGCTGCGCGCGCCCCCTCGCGGCTTCCGTccgtcgtcgtccacctcccGAGGTGCACCGCCACAGGAGGGCCGCCGCACTGCAGGCTGACAGCGGAGGCATCGTCCGTCCTCCCCAACATGTCCGTAGCGTCCCCATGGGTCGACGATGACGACCTCACcgag ATTTCCATCTACGAGGTAATTGCGTGGTCTGCAGAAGAAGCCATGGAACTCATCAAGCagactccacctccaccaccacctcctcctcctcctccctctcctccggcgACGCACGACGTGGGccagccacctcctcctccctcccttgcagcgccgccgccggcgcagcacGACATGGGCAAGCTACTCCGCATGTacgcgcggctgctccgccgcctGGAGTCGCAGGCCATCGACATGTACGCCGGCAGCAGGAGGCTGGTGGAGTACCACGTCATGGCGTGGGGCGCCTACGAGGCGACCCGGCCCGCGCTCCTCGGCCTCGGGTTCATGGCGGGGCCAGGGATCGAGGAGGTTCTCATCGAGTGCATCAACAGGGgcaacgccgccgtcgccaccgccgccgccaccggtgaCGGCCAGCCGAGGCTGCTCGCCGCGTTCGGGATCAAGCCGGAGAGCTTGCCGACGAACCCGGCGGAGAGGCGCTTCGTGGCCGGCATCCTGTACGCTGCGCTGGAGATGCGGAACTGCGTGCGGAGGCGGGTTCGGTGGCTGAGGAGGGTGGAGAGGTTcaaccagcggcggcgggaggaagaggCGGAAGCGGCcatgaggagggaggaggaggaggcgaggaggaagcTGGAGGTGCAAAAGGTTCTTGAGGGGTATGaggaatttttaaattttaaataa
- the LOC127775919 gene encoding uncharacterized protein LOC127775919 translates to MSSSSSSAGGSHAGLALAATAMALSGTLVLFSLCRANKPPHHDDAPARLRPCLSSSEKRKREKARRGSKKRVRFAADVVDNDSNASSRPAAAEPSCRNAAATAATAMPANREALYRGMLRGRSMLRVACSY, encoded by the exons atgtcgtcctcgtcctcgtcggccGGCGGCTCCCACGccggcctcgccctcgccgccaccgccatggcgcTCTCCGGCACCCTCGTCCTCTTCTCCCTCTGCCGCGCCAACAAGCCGCCTCACCACGACGACGCCCCTGCTCGCCTCCGCCcctgcctctcctcctccg AGAAGCGGAAGAGggagaaggcgcggcgcgggagCAAGAAGCGGGTGAggttcgccgccgacgtcgtcgacaACGACAGCAATGCGTCGTcccgcccggcggcggccgagccgTCGTGCAggaacgcggcggcgacggcggcgacggcgatgccggCGAACCGGGAGGCGCTGTACCGCGGCATGCTCCGCGGCCGCTCCATGCTCAGGGTCGCCTGCTCCTACTAG
- the LOC127775979 gene encoding uncharacterized protein LOC127775979: protein MAAPPPPPPRPRHPVADNDDLVGEILLRIPPDDPTRLVRASAVCKRWRRVLADPSFAARHRAFHPRAAAAAAAPVLGVLHNPADRELDRFVPAAASSFRAAAGDRRKHHILDCRHGRVVLYDYDSHYPTDGHIVWDPITGEQHRIPNVMDALTHPAVISGAAAGGGGGSASFIVAFVGVQNWERHFWDAHACFYSSETGEWSVHINIHLDLDGYHLEDRPAALVGGDTLYFVGKSGILLRYRYGLPLRCGRDILGYGITSADVLSVVDPPPGAKRRLRLGYTVVMAAPESDGGGLRLGVLHRHKLALWDREEDGSAAAAARWVWRVAIDLEQVLPWPVGNTKGKERACLAAVAEDPNVIFVGTEEDGVFAVELDSLRIKKVCELGKSQGRFFPFVSYCAESFLLSLATSKLPAPAAN from the exons atggcggcgccaccgccaccgcctccgcgtccGCGTCACCCCGTGGCAGACAACGACGACCTGGTCGGCGAGATCCTCCTCCGCATCCCGCCGGACGACCCCACGCGCCTCgtccgcgcctccgccgtctGCAAGCGCTGGCGCCGCGTCCTCGCCGACCCGAGcttcgccgcgcgccaccgcgcgTTCCacccgagggcggcggcggcggcggcggcccccgtGCTCGGCGTCCTCCACAACCCGGCCGACCGCGAGCTGGACCGCTtcgtcccggccgccgcctcctccttccgcgccgccgccggcgaccgccgcAAGCACCACATCCTCGactgccgccacggccgcgtCGTCCTCTACGACTACGACTCCCACTACCCCACCGACGGCCACATCGTCTGGGACCCGATCACCGGCGAGCAGCACAGGATCCCCAACGTGATGGATGCCTTGACCCACCCGGCcgtcatctccggcgccgccgcgggtgggggtggtggcTCGGCCTCCTTCATCGTCGCCTTCGTCGGCGTGCAGAATTGGGAGAGGCACTTCTGGGACGCGCACGCCTGCTTCTACTCGTCGGAGACCGGCGAGTGGAGCGTCCACATCAACATCCACCTCGACCTCGATGGGTACCACCTCGAGGACCGgcccgccgccctcgtcggcggcgacacgCTCTACTTCGTCGGCAAGTCGGGGATCCTCCTCCGGTACAGGTATGGCCTCCCGCTGCGCTGCGGCAGGGACATCCTGGGCTACGGCATCACCTCGGCCGACGTGCTCTCGGTGGTCGACCCGCCGCCGGGCGCcaagcgccgcctccgcctcggctaCACCGTCGTCATGGCGGCGCcggagagcgacggcggcgggctgcggcTGGGAGTCCTGCACCGCCACAAGCTCGCCCTGTGGGACAGGGAGGAGgacggctccgccgccgccgccgcccggtgggtgtggcgcgtGGCCATCGATCTCGAGCAGGTGCTGCCATGGCCGGTCGGGAATACCAAGGGCAAGGAGCGGGCGTGCTTGGCCGCAGTTGCCGAGGACCCCAACGTCATCTTCGTCGGCACGGAAGAAGACGGCGTCTTCGCCGTCGAGCTCGATTCGCTGCGCATCAAGAAAGTGTGCGAATTGGGCAAATCACAAGGCCGTTTCTTCCCCTTCGTCAGCTACTGCGCCGAGTCATTTCTG ctGAGCCTAGCAACCAGCAAATTGCCAGCACCAGCGGCAAATTAA
- the LOC127775669 gene encoding uncharacterized protein LOC127775669 yields MSSLFILGCPVLCLPGGAGHGGGAGRGRLLPPPVARFAGAGRPLRLTVAQAAANPGPWLAWDDDSTKVTPYKAIAWSAAEALDLLEQTPPPSAGSAASQDVQEIISTFKNLKELADSDEVPMEPLAATCTLLRYHWYLWQCYHGDPVTRGFPDGLLSFLHGCISFACGPDGYALPYYLNIFGIKADKLPKEAWAKDLVTVAMYASPGTRLVVGKYEKHLLDVFRMRLIADEGKQEESKIRAEEASHRKWRPDHFVDDDDDGMLGLGGV; encoded by the exons ATGTCGTCGTTGTTCATCCTCGGGTGCCCCGTCCTGTGCCTGCCTGGAGGCGCCGGCCATGGTGGTGGCGCTGGCCGTGGCcgtctcctgccgccgccggtcgcgcGCTTCGCTGGCGCCGGCCGTCCCCTCAGGCTGACGGTGGCACAGGCGGCTGCTAACCCAGGTCCATGGCTGGCCTGGGACGACGACTCCACCAAG GTGACGCCGTACAAGGCCATCGCATGGTCAGCTGCAGAGGCGCTGGACCTCCTGGAGCAGACTCCGCCGCCATCGGCCGGGAGCGCCGCAAGCCAGGACGTGCAGGAAATAATCAGCACGTTCAAGAACCTCAAGGAGCTTGCTGATTCCGATGAGGTGCCGATGGAGCCCCTGGCGGCGACGTGCACGCTGCTGAGGTACCATTGGTACCTTTGGCAGTGCTACCACGGCGACCCAGTCACAAGGGGATTCCCGGACGGGCTCCTCAGTTTCCTGCACGGGTGCATCAGTTTCGCTTGCGGCCCCGATGGCTACGCGCTGCCATACTACCTCAACATTTTCGGCATCAAGGCCGACAAGCTCCCCAAGGAGGCGTGGGCCAAG GATTTGGTCACAGTCGCGATGTATGCTTCCCCGGGTACCCGCCTCGTCGTGGGTAAATACGAGAAGCATCTTCTGGATGTTTTCAGGATGAGGCTCATCGCAGATGAGGGGAAACAGGAGGAGTCCAAGATTCGGGCGGAGGAGGCCAGCCACCGCAAATGGCGCCCCGACCACTTcgtcgacgacgatgacgacggcatGCTCGGACTTGGGGGCGTCTGA